A region of the Candidatus Kapaibacterium sp. genome:
CTAATCCCCCACTTCGGCATGTATGGGGCAGCGTTTGCTCAATTTGGAGGATATTTGATTAGTGCAATCATCATATATTTCTATGCTCAAAAATATTACAAAATCAGCTACGAATGGTCGCGTGTCACATTTATTATCATTTTGGCATTAGCGATATATTTCATATTCAATCATGTGATTGATTTTGGCGTTGATTTATATAATATTTTAATCCGCTTTGTTGGTATATTTGTTTACTTTATCGCTTTATATTTCATGAATTTCCTGAAAAAGGACGAAATCGAATTGTTGAAAAGATTAATCAAACGAAATGCAAAATAAAATCGAAATAATGGCACCTGTTGGCTCTTTCGAGTCGCTGGCAGTGGCAATCCAAGCCGGAGCGGACTCAGTCTATTTCGGGATTGATAAATTGAATATGCGAGCTCGCTCATCGGTCAACTTTACTTTTGCAGATTTGAAGCTAATTCGTGAACGTTGCCAGGAAAATGGAATCAGAACTTATTTAACACTAAATACTGAAATTTACCAAGATGATTTATCACTAATGCGAGAAATTGTCAATCAAGCCAAAGAAAATGAGATTGACGCTGTGATAGCATCTGATATAGCGGTAATTCAATATGCAAATTCAATTGAGCAAAAAATTCATATTTCGACACAACTGAATATCGCCAATTATACGGCTGTCGAATTTTGGGCAAAGTTTGCAGATGTAATGGTTTTGGCGAGAGAATTGAACTTAGACCAAGTGGCGGAAATTTCAAAGCAAATTGAAATAAACCAACTTTGCGGACCATCTGGAAATCTGATTCGGGTCGAAATTTTTGCTCACGGAGCCTTATGTATGGCAGTTTCCGGCAAATGTTATTTGAGTTTGCACGAGTTCAACAAATCGGCAAATCGGGGCTCGTGCTACCAAACATGCCGTCGTGGCTATGTTGTAACGGACAAAGAAACGGGATACGAGCTTGAAGTTGATAATCAATATATCATGTCGCCAAAAGACTTGAAAACGATTCACTTTTTGGATAAGATTATTGATGCGGGTGTGAGTGTACTGAAAATTGAGGGTCGTGGCAGGTCGGCTGATTATGTCAAAACCGTTGCCGAATGTTACAAAGAAGCTGTGACAGCAATCTCCGAAGGTACTTACACACCGGAAAAAATCGCTGACTGGGAAGCTCGACTGTCTCGAGTCTTTAATCGCGGCTTTTGGGATGGATACTATTTGGGGCAAAAATTAGGCGAATGGAGCAGCAAATACGGTTCGCAAGCTACAACAAAAAAGGTTTACATCGGTGATGTAACAAATTATTTTTCAAAAATTGAAGTCGCAGAGTTTCGGATTCGTGCCGGTGACTTGGCATTAGGCGAACAAATTATGGTCGTTGGACCAACTTCGGGTATATGGGAATCCACAGTCAGCGAATTGCGTGACGGGCAAGGCAATATGGAAGTTGCAAGAAAAGGCATGGTGGTTTCGATTCCGGTCGGGCAGCGCCTCAGAAAAGCTGATAAATTATACAAAATTGTCGAAAGCGAAAACTAATATATCACCGGTGTGACCGAACTGATTGCCACATAGGAATTATATGTGTTGTAAATTTTGAAAAACCCATCTTCGAGCGTCACATCAATCACTATCCTCATCGTGTCCTTCTCGCCGATATAAGCAAAAGTGCCTTTGTAAATCCAAGGTTTAGTCGGTGATTTCT
Encoded here:
- a CDS encoding U32 family peptidase, with translation MQNKIEIMAPVGSFESLAVAIQAGADSVYFGIDKLNMRARSSVNFTFADLKLIRERCQENGIRTYLTLNTEIYQDDLSLMREIVNQAKENEIDAVIASDIAVIQYANSIEQKIHISTQLNIANYTAVEFWAKFADVMVLARELNLDQVAEISKQIEINQLCGPSGNLIRVEIFAHGALCMAVSGKCYLSLHEFNKSANRGSCYQTCRRGYVVTDKETGYELEVDNQYIMSPKDLKTIHFLDKIIDAGVSVLKIEGRGRSADYVKTVAECYKEAVTAISEGTYTPEKIADWEARLSRVFNRGFWDGYYLGQKLGEWSSKYGSQATTKKVYIGDVTNYFSKIEVAEFRIRAGDLALGEQIMVVGPTSGIWESTVSELRDGQGNMEVARKGMVVSIPVGQRLRKADKLYKIVESEN